One region of Carya illinoinensis cultivar Pawnee chromosome 8, C.illinoinensisPawnee_v1, whole genome shotgun sequence genomic DNA includes:
- the LOC122317887 gene encoding glutaredoxin-C11-like, giving the protein MDRVKDLASKKAAVIFTKSSCCMCHSIKQLFYELGASPAIHELDQVTNGKEMEYALRGLGCNPSVPAVFIGGKYVGSAKDIISLHVDGSLKQMLIDAKAIWF; this is encoded by the coding sequence ATGGATAGGGTAAAGGATTTGGCATCAAAGAAGGCTGCTGTGATATTCACCAAGAGCTCATGTTGCATGTGCCACAGCATCAAACAACTCTTCTATGAGCTTGGCGCCAGCCCTGCAATTCATGAGCTTGACCAAGTTACCAATGGGAAGGAAATGGAGTATGCTCTACGAGGGCTAGGATGTAATCCCTCAGTCCCAGCTGTGTTCATAGGAGGAAAGTATGTAGGCTCAGCAAAAGACATCATATCCCTCCATGTTGATGGGTCTCTCAAACAAATGCTCATAGATGCCAAGGCCATCTGGTTCTAG